A window of Periplaneta americana isolate PAMFEO1 chromosome 7, P.americana_PAMFEO1_priV1, whole genome shotgun sequence contains these coding sequences:
- the alc gene encoding 5'-AMP-activated protein kinase subunit beta-1 produces MGNAGSSTRDRHKSGDTVAPSSPGKDGQAFVFDKKPNTKLVFQSSHEEEEPYYSKEHPSEDYSGVTRQRSATVSEGTKVNDKVLPTVFKWEGGGKQVFISGTFSNWKTLPMVKSHGDFVTIIDLPEGEHQYKFYVDGEWKHDPGVRIIDNGMGSKNNLVSVKKSDFEVFQALAMDSESMGSNQQREYSQEIPSNKPWEKVSGPPILPPHLLQVILNKDTPLSCEPTLLPEPNHVMLNHLYALSIKDGVMVLSATHRYRKKYVTTLLYKPI; encoded by the exons ATGGGAAATGCAGGCAGTAGTACACGAGACAGGCATAAGTCAGGAGACACAGTAGCACCATCTTCGCCAGGAAAGGATGGCCAAGCATTTGTATTTGATAAAAAACCAAATACAAAACTAGTTTTTCAATCTTCTCATGAAGAAGAAGAACCGTACTATTCCAAGGAACATCCTTCAGAGGACTACTCTGGAGTCACACGCCAGCGATCTGCTACTGTTTCTGAGGGTACGAAAGTGAATGATAAGGTCTTGCCCACTGTTTTCAAATGGGAAGGAGGTGGAAAGCAAGTTTTCATAAGTGGAACCTTCTCTAACTGGAAGACTCTTCCAATGGTGAAAAG TCATGGTGATTTTGTAACAATCATAGATCTTCCAGAAGGAGAGCATCAGTACAAATTTTATGTAGATGGTGAATGGAAGCATGATCCAGGAGTG CGTATTATTGATAATGGAATGGGTTCCAAGAACAACCTGGTATCTGTTAAAAAGTCTGACTTCGAAGTGTTTCAAGCTCTTGCAATGGACAGTGAAAGCATGGGCAGTAATCAACAAC GAGAGTACTCTCAGGAAATTCCTTCAAACAAGCCATGGGAGAAGGTATCTGGACCTCCTATTCTCCCTCCACATCTACTACAAGTCATATTGAATAAGGACACACCCCTGTCT TGTGAACCAACGTTGCTACCTGAACCAAATCACGTTATGCTGAATCATCTGTATGCACTATCAATAAAAGATGGTGTCATGGTGCTGAGTGCAACACATCGATATCGAAAAAAATACGTGACAACGCTTCTTTACAAACCTATCTAG